The region ACAATTAAAACTGAATCTCAGTATATAAACAATTATAAAGTGAGAATTATTAAATTTAAAAATACTTATAAAACTATTTTAATAATAGAAAATCTAGATTTATTTATGAAAATATATAATAAAGAATATGATTTAGAAACATTTAAACAAAAATTTAACATTTATTCTCCTATTATATTATTACTCTGTAAAGGAAACGGGTATGATATAATAAATGAGCTAAAAAATAAAAAAAAAATAAGAAAAAATCTGGTTTTTAAAGATTGTTTTGAAAAATTTATACCTTGTAAGTCAGTAAGATCTTTTAACGATCTTATACGTTTTTTTTTAACTGAAATAACATATATTAAACTACAATATAGATCTAATATCAATTATGATAATATATACAGTATCTGTAAAGGTATTGATGAAAAAAAATTAAATATTAATTTTTATAGCACTTCTAACACTGAAAATTATTTGAAATCTAAATTATTCGATCAAGATGAGGCTGTAGAATCTGTTTTATACCGTATTAAAAAGCTAAGCAATGCAAATATAGACGAGACAAAACCTTTAGGTAGTTGGTTATTGTGCGGTCCAAGCGGTACTGGAAAAACTGAATTAGCAAAAATATTATGTTATACCATTTTTAATTCTCACGATAATTTAATTAAGATAAATATGGCTGAATATGTTGAAAAACATGCAGTTTCAAAATTAATAGGATCGCCTCCAGGATATTCTGGCTATGGTGAAGATACTATTTTATCTACTAAATTTAAAACTGGTTCATCTTTTGTTATTCTTTTTGATGAAATAGAAAAAGCACACACAAGTATAACAGATTTAATGTTGCAAATATTAGACAAAGGTAAGCTTACTTTATCCAATGGGGATATAATAAATTTTAATAATTCATTTATTATATTTACAAGTAATATCGGATACACATACCAATTAAAAGGAAAAAACGTAATAGATAAAAATTATATTTTGGAAGAAATTAGAAAATTTTTTAGAATA is a window of Theileria parva strain Muguga apicoplast, complete sequence DNA encoding:
- the clpC gene encoding molecular chaperone, whose protein sequence is MRDLITEKMYNEHINIIHDIVKNKYISMKELITNEQYVLFSEEDVFLHIYTFFLTLEVNNLYILNVNEKFDCSYFTYYLPNISETIKTESQYINNYKVRIIKFKNTYKTILIIENLDLFMKIYNKEYDLETFKQKFNIYSPIILLLCKGNGYDIINELKNKKKIRKNLVFKDCFEKFIPCKSVRSFNDLIRFFLTEITYIKLQYRSNINYDNIYSICKGIDEKKLNINFYSTSNTENYLKSKLFDQDEAVESVLYRIKKLSNANIDETKPLGSWLLCGPSGTGKTELAKILCYTIFNSHDNLIKINMAEYVEKHAVSKLIGSPPGYSGYGEDTILSTKFKTGSSFVILFDEIEKAHTSITDLMLQILDKGKLTLSNGDIINFNNSFIIFTSNIGYTYQLKGKNVIDKNYILEEIRKFFRIEFLNRLNDIIIFNVMNNYDSFNNVLNKFIKSTYSKFYFYTNIVYKLKYDIIALLHDPLYGSRPLRRFNEYIIDNLLFYNYTFKENKNYNLYHLNNFKNINIGYKFRPIT